A portion of the Babylonia areolata isolate BAREFJ2019XMU chromosome 4, ASM4173473v1, whole genome shotgun sequence genome contains these proteins:
- the LOC143280864 gene encoding uncharacterized protein LOC143280864 isoform X2 produces MIRPLPEFHFEEALSQNLSIRQLVFLPKSAKVTPQKLLQLNTTVYRTTVVPNDPSDFSRNSYDMNTVNSIMSKLGHRHVDLLKLEHIEDVTHSFEIPYFMAKDGILTRFDQLHIVIEIDKVDESYLYNWYKTVYVLFHQAGFRLYHTSASSPLCLQVTMMESCHYFMSWVRDPGPQAAVLYPPAMDGSEESEAQRLKDFLDLPEQLNEDVISVVLSSSVMLRLSRQVVMLGSDNCHILVFQFKTGSVVVEEVSALHVRCSVVVLTPLTGKQEDQSLSSFSVRAPQGVAKTMTLSEGLSRLLPGGEHTSIIYINLGSSGWSVLSALMESGDVQHMKQLVLVAPVYPAHDSNKHKVAQVLRQRYSELKRLTAFHLTLSEATTQLHGSLGFRRDRNVLQMSFVKS; encoded by the exons TCCATTACCAGAATTCCACTTTGAAGAGGCGCTGTCTCAGAATCTCTCCATACGTCAGCTGGTGTTTTTACCCAAATCAGCAAAAGTGACTCCACAGAAACTGTTACAGCTCAACACTACAGTGTATCGAACAACAGTGGTGCCCAACGATCCATCAGACTTCAGTCGCAATTCCTATGACATGAACACAGTCAACAGCATCATGTCCAAGCTGGGACATCGCCATGTGGACCTCTTGAAGCTGGAGCATATAGAGGATGTGACTCACTCATTTGAGATTCCCTATTTCATGGCCAAGGATGGAATCCTGACCCGTTTTGATCAGCTGCATATTGTGATTGAAATTG ACAAGGTGGACGAGAGCTACCTGTACAACTGGTACAAGACGGTGTACGTGCTGTTCCACCAGGCTGGCTTCCGTCTGTATCACACGTCCGCCTCCAGCCCTCTGTGCCTCCAGGTGACCATGATGGAGTCGTGCCACTACTTCATGTCCTGGGTGCGTGACCCAGGGCCTCAGGCAGCCGTCCTCTACCCACCCGCCATGGATg ggTCAGAGGAGAGTGAGGCGCAGAGACTGAAGGATTTTCTGGACCTGCCGGAACAGTTGAACGAAGATGTGATCTCAGTGGTGCTGTCATCGTCTGTTATGTTACGTCTCTCTCGGCAGGTGGTCATGTTGGGCTCAGACAACTGCCACATTCTTGTCTTCCA GTTCAAGACAGGTTCTGTGGTTGTGGAAGAGGTTTCAGCGCTTCATGTCAGGTGTTCAGTTGTTGTCCTGACGCCTTTAACTGGGAAACAGGAAGACCAGAGCCTCTCTTCATTCAGTGTCAG GGCTCCACAAGGAGTGGCCAAGACCATGACGTTGTCAGAAGGACTGTCCAGACTCCTGCCTGGTGGGGAGCACACCAGCATCATCTACATCAACCTGGGCAGCTCAGGGTGGTCGGTCCTCTCCGCCCTGATGGAGTCCGGGGATGTGCAG CATATGAAGCAGCTGGTGTTGGTGGCTCCAGTCTACCCGGCGCACGACTCCAACAAGCACAAGGTAGCCCAGGTGCTCCGGCAGCGCTACAGTGAGCTGAAGCGTCTCACTGCATTTCACCTGACTCTGAGTGAGGCCACCACTCAACTCCACGGCTCTCTGGGGTTTAGGAGAGACAGGAACGTTTTGCAGATGAGCTTTGTGAAAAGTTGA